A portion of the Marinilabiliales bacterium genome contains these proteins:
- a CDS encoding RagB/SusD family nutrient uptake outer membrane protein, with protein MAMQKLHIRIKAAVILLLMISVPLFTACEDFLDIPLEAQLPVDYEKEPTAEEGFRYVSAVYAGLRSWGISVFPYIGMFEITSDDADKGSTPDDAPSMIEMNSFTYDPANDLLLGFWNDHYRVIGNANFAVNTLNDLNFENDDIRDALVAEAKFLRAFLYLRLNLAFGGVPLVETTLTAEEFAQIPRSPVNAVYDFIEGDLLFAIDHLPSAYSLNEAGRATSGAARALLARAYMYQERWPEVRGQTDEIILSNSYALYRDFYQLFRVVGQNSSESVFELQLTSRDQGRYRCEYGFVQGPRNNFSRLQGWGFNVPSARLIDFFDSRGDEIRKFATVLPRGSRTPAGDSISANCPNPYYNNKVYTELKYNTIDYALDHNIRYIRYAEVLLMNSEAALHTGEDAATPLNLVRERAGLEPIDAPTPEDVWDERRAEFALEKHRFFDLVRTGRAPEVLGPRGFQSGRNEVFPIPQSQIDLSDGVLVQNPGY; from the coding sequence ATGGCCATGCAAAAACTTCATATAAGAATAAAGGCGGCAGTTATATTATTGCTGATGATCTCAGTACCTCTTTTTACGGCCTGCGAAGATTTTCTGGATATACCCCTTGAGGCCCAGCTTCCCGTCGACTATGAAAAAGAGCCGACTGCAGAGGAAGGCTTCAGGTATGTAAGTGCCGTTTATGCCGGTTTAAGGAGCTGGGGAATAAGTGTATTCCCGTATATAGGGATGTTCGAAATTACCAGTGATGATGCAGACAAGGGCAGTACTCCCGATGATGCTCCTTCAATGATTGAGATGAACTCATTTACCTATGATCCTGCGAACGACCTGTTGCTTGGTTTCTGGAACGACCATTACAGGGTGATAGGCAATGCGAACTTTGCTGTCAATACGTTGAATGATCTTAATTTTGAAAATGATGACATAAGGGATGCCCTTGTAGCCGAGGCAAAATTCCTTCGGGCTTTTCTTTATCTGAGGCTGAACCTTGCCTTCGGTGGGGTTCCTCTTGTCGAAACCACCCTTACGGCCGAAGAGTTTGCACAGATACCGCGATCTCCGGTAAATGCGGTGTATGATTTCATTGAAGGCGACCTGCTTTTTGCCATTGACCACCTCCCTTCTGCCTATTCATTAAATGAAGCAGGCAGGGCTACCAGCGGAGCTGCCAGGGCATTGCTGGCGCGGGCATACATGTACCAGGAGCGTTGGCCGGAAGTAAGGGGGCAGACTGATGAGATCATATTATCAAACAGTTATGCTCTTTACAGGGATTTCTACCAGTTATTCAGGGTAGTAGGACAGAACTCTTCTGAATCGGTTTTTGAATTGCAGCTTACGTCAAGGGACCAGGGCAGGTACAGGTGCGAATACGGTTTTGTGCAGGGTCCTAGAAACAACTTCTCCAGGTTGCAGGGCTGGGGTTTCAACGTGCCTTCGGCAAGGCTGATAGATTTCTTTGACAGCAGGGGTGATGAAATCCGCAAGTTTGCCACTGTCCTGCCCAGAGGTTCACGAACGCCTGCCGGCGATTCCATAAGTGCAAACTGCCCCAACCCATATTACAACAATAAGGTCTATACCGAACTTAAATATAATACGATTGATTATGCTCTCGATCACAATATAAGGTATATCCGTTATGCTGAGGTGCTTCTTATGAATTCTGAAGCAGCCCTGCATACCGGGGAAGATGCAGCCACACCCCTGAACCTTGTAAGGGAGAGGGCAGGCCTTGAGCCAATAGATGCTCCCACCCCGGAGGATGTGTGGGATGAGAGGAGGGCTGAATTTGCACTGGAAAAACATCGCTTTTTTGACCTGGTTAGGACAGGAAGGGC